The DNA sequence TGCCGGGCTGGTGGAAGTGCCGTGCATCAAGCGCAATGTGATAGGCACCTCGATCGCCTTCTCTGCGGCCGATATTGGCCTAGCTGGTATTACCAGCCGCATTCCGCTGGATGAAGTGATTGCTGCGATGTACGACATCGGCAGAACGATGCCGGTATCGCTGCGGGAGACGGCGCGGGGCGGCCTTGCGATCACGCCGACCGGACAGAAGATTAAAGACCGCATCATGTCAGGTGCAAAAGTGTAAGGAGGCGATCATATGCAAACTCATACGGTTAAACAAACGTCTTTGTTTCCGCTGTATGCCAAATATGGTGGAAAGACGATCGATTTCGGCGGCTGGGAGCTGCCGGTTCAATTTACGAGCATCATAGAAGAACACCAGGCGGTTCGGACACGAGCCGGATTGTTTGACGTGTCGCATATGGGCGAAATCATCATTAAAGGGAAGAATGCTGCATCGTTCATTCAATCGCTCATTACAAATAACATTCACCTCATCGAAAAGAATCAGGCCCTGTACGCGGCCATGTGCTATCCGCACGGAGGAACGGTGGATGACCTGCTTGTATATAAGATGGAAGAAAATGAATACATGCTCGTCGTTAACGCGTCCAATATCTCCAAAGATTTTGTGTGGATGCTGGATCAACGGAAGGACCCGGACCTCATCATCAAAAACATTTCGGATCAGGTAGCGCTACTTGCCCTGCAGGGTCCGAAGGCGGAAAAGGTGCTGCAAATGCTGACGGCGTTTGATTTATCCGAGATTAAGCCCTTCCGCTTTTATAAAGATGTCGAGCTTGGCGGCGGGAAGGTGCTGGTATCGCGCACCGGCTATACAGGCGAGGACGGATTCGAGCTGTACCTGCCAGCGGCGGAGGCTCCGGCATTATGGGAGGAGATTCTGACTGTAGGCGAGGCGGAAGGTGTCGTTCCATGCGGGCTTGGTGCAAGGGATACGCTGCGCTTCGAAGCGCGTCTGCCGCTCTACGGTCAGGAATTGGGCGAAGATATCAGCCCGCTCGAAGCATCGATTGGATTTGCCGTCAAGCTGGATCAGGACGATGACTTTATCGGAAAGGAAGCGCTCCGCAAGCAAAAGGAGAATGGGGTGCCGCGCAAGCTGGTTGGCCTTGAAATGGTGGGTCGCGGCATTCCGCGCAGCGGCTACCTGGTGTATCCGGCCGATTCAGACCAGGCGAGCGAGCCGATCGGCCATGTTACATCAGGGACACAATCCCCGACGCTAAAGAAGAACCTGGGGTTGGCTCTGCTTCAAAGCGATGAGGCGGTTATTGATCAAGAGGTGGACGTAGAAATACGCGGAAAACGAATCAAAGCCAAAATTGTAAAAACACCATTTTATAAACGATAAGTAGGAGGAGAAGCGGATGAGCACGAAAGTAGCGGCAAATCTTTTATACAGCAAGGAACACGAATGGGTGGAGAAGGTAAGCGGGATGCGGGTACGAATTGGCATCACGGATTTTGCACAGCATCAACTGGGGGATATCGTGTTTGTCGAGCTTCCGGCTGTGGGTGACGAGATCCAGGCGCATGAAAGCATGGGAACGATTGAGTCGGTTAAAGCGGTCTCTGATCTATACGCACCGGTCAGCGGGAGCGTAGTAGAAGTGAATGCGGAGCTTGAAGACGGCCCGGAAATCATCAACACCGATCCGTATCAAAGCGGCTGGATGATCGTCGTTGAGCTGCACCAAGCAGACGAGCTGGCAGCCCTGCTGAACACGGAACAATACGAAGCGTTTATTGCGGAGGAGGCGTAAATCGTGAATTATCGATACCTTCCCATGACGAAGGATGACAGGCAGGAGATGCTTTCCTTTCTTGGTGTTACGAGCATCGAAGATTTATTTGCGGACATTCCAGAGAGCATTCGAGTAAAGGGAGAGCTTGCTATCCCTAAGGCGCAGTCGGAGCTGGAGATTGTGCGGCACTTCGGACAGCTGGCCGGAAGCAATGTGCACGCGGGTGAGTATGCCTACTTTTTAGGCGCAGGCATATACGATCACTACATTCCCAGCACCGTCAATCATGTGATTTCCCGTTCCGAATTTTACACGGCATATACGCCATACCAGCCGGAGATCAGTCAGGGAGAACTGCAGGCCATTTTTGAATTTCAAACAATGATTTGTGAATTAACCGGTATGGAGGTGGCGAACTCCTCTATGTACGACGGTCCGACAGCACTTGCCGAAGCGGCCAATCTCGCCGTTGGTGGCAAGAAGGGGAGAAAAGTGCTCGTCTCAAAAGCGGTACACCCAGAAGCGCGGGCCATTCTGCAGGTAAATGCGAGAGGACAAGAGTATGAGGTTGTAGAAATCGGAACAAAGGACGGAGTGACTGACATCGACGCGCTGGAAGCGGCGATGGATGAGAGCGTTGCGGCGGTTCTTGTTCAGTACCCGAATTTTTTCGGATCGGTGGAGGATCTCGCAGCAATTGAAGGCATCGCCCATCGGCACAAAGGTCTGTTTGTGGTCAGTTCCAATCCATTGGCCCTCGGTATTTTAGAACCTCCGGGGAGCTTTCACGCCGACATCGTGGTCGGTGATGCGCAGCCGTTCGGGATTCCGATGCAGTTCGGTGGTCCGAGCTGCGGCTACTTTGCGGTTCGGGAAAGCCTCATGCGCAAAATTCCGGGGCGCGTTGTTGGACAGACGACAGATCATGAAGGACGCCGGGGATTTGTGCTCACGCTTCAGGCGCGCGAACAGCACATTCGCCGCGAGAAGGCGACATCTAACATTTGCTCCAATCAGGCGCTGAATGCGCTGGCGGCATCGGTTGCCATGTCAGCTTTAGGAAAGCGTGGAGTGCAGGACATCGCCCTGCTGAATATGCAGAAGACGCAATATTGCAAAAGCCAAGTAGAAAAATTGGGCGGATATAGTAGTGCGTTTTCTGCCCCGGTATTCAATGAATTTGTAGTGAAAGTACCGCAGCCTGTCGCCGAGATCAACCGTAGTCTTCTGCAGAGAAGGATTGTCGGCGGCTATGATTTAGGGCGGGACTATCCGGAATGGAGCGGCCATATGCTACTTGCGGTAACAGAAGCCCGCACAAAAGAAGAGATTGATTCCCTGGTGGAAGGATTGGAGGAGGCAGGACGTGGATAAGAACAAAGACAAAGCGCTGATTTTTGAAATGAGTCGCCCAGGACGGATAGCGTACAGCATCGGAGCATGTGATGTGCCGCAGGTTGCAGCGGAGAGCATCGTACCAAAAGCCTACCTGCGCCAGACGCCGCCCGAGCTGCCCGAGGTCTCCGAGCTGCAGCTCATGCGTCATTATACCGAGCTGTCCAACCGCAACCATGGCATCGATTCTGGCTTTTATCCACTCGGTTCCTGCACGATGAAATACAATCCAAAAATTAACGAGGATGTGGCAAGGTACCCCGGCTTTGCAAAAATTCATCCGTACCAGGCGGAAGAAACCGTGCAGGGGGGATTGCAGGTCCTGTATGATTTGCAGAATGAACTGGCGGAAATCACTGGCATGGATGAGGTGACGCTGCAGCCAGCAGCCGGGGCGCAGGGCGAATGGTCGGCGCTGATGATGATTCGTGCATACCATGAAAGCCGGGGCGAGAAGCGAACCAAGGTGATCATTCCGGATACAGCGCACGGCACAAACCCGGCCAGCGCTTCCGTGGCGGGTTTGGAGACAGTTACGATCGGCTCGGATGAACACGGTCTGGTAAATGTGGAAGAGCTGCGGCAGGCAGTTGGTCCGGATACAGCGGCCCTCATGCTGACCAATCCGAACACGCTGGGCCTGTTCGAAGAGCATATTGTAGAAATTGCTTCCATCGTACATGAAGCGGGCGGCCTGCTTTATTATGATGGAGCGAACGCCAACGCCATTTTAGGCATTGTGAAACCGGGAGACATGGGTTTTGATGTGGTGCATCTTAACCTTCATAAAACATTCACCGGCCCGCATGGCGGCGGCGGCCCGGGAGCAGGTCCTGTAGGAGTGAAAAAGCAGCTGGTCCCATTTTTGCCCCGTCCGCAGGTAGTGAAGGAAGAAGGAAAGTATCGTCTGAATTATGACATTCCGCAATCGATTGGCCGCATCAAGGCCTTTTATGGCAACTATGGCATTTTGCTGCGCGCATTTGTATACATTCGTTCCAACGGACCGGAAGGATTGCTTCGCGTCTCGCAGGAAGCGGTACTGAATGCGAACTATATGATGCGCAAACTGGCGCCTTACTATGATGTACCGTATGACCGCGTATGCAAGCATGAATTTGTTCTGTCCGGCCGCCGTCAGAAAAAGCTGGGTGTGCGCACGCTGGATATCGCCAAACGTCTGCTGGATTTCGGCTATCATCCACCAACGATTTACTTCCCGTTGATTGTTGAGGAATGCATGATGATCGAACCGACGGAAACCGAGTCAAAAGAAACGCTTGATGAGTTTATTGAAGCGATGATCCGTATTGCCAAAGAAGCGGAGGAAAATCCTGAGATTGTACAGGAAGCGCCGCATACGACGCTGCTCTCCCGCCTAGATGAAGTAAAAGCGGCAAGAAAGCCAGTACTGCGCTATAAGAAAGAGGACGCACAGGCCCAGGAGGAAAGGGGCGGTATGCATGCGCTCGTACGAAACTAAGCGCAAGCCGGACTGGTTGAAGATTACGCTTCATACTACGGAACAATTCAAAGAACTAAAAGCGATCATGCGGGGCAAAGAGCTGCATACCGTATGCGAAGAGGCGAAGTGTCCCAATATTTATGAGTGCTGGAGCAACCGTACGGCCACGTTTATGATTCTGGGGAAGATCTGCACAAGAGCCTGCCGCTTCTGTGCGGTCACAACCGGTTTGCCCACCGAATTGGACCTGGAGGAGCCGGAGAAGGTCGCGCTTGCCGTACAGCAGATGGGACTGCGCCACGTTGTTGTCACATCGGTAGCCCGGGACGACCTGCGGGATGGCGGAGCATCGATTTTTGCGGCCACCATTCAGGCAATTCGCAGAAAAAATCCGCGTACTAATGTAGAGGTGCTCGTCCCCGACTTTGGCGGTAGCTGGGAGGCGCTTGCCGTTGTACTTGCCGCTGCGCCGGATATACTCAATCACAATATCGAAACCGTAGAACGGTCATCGGATCAGGTCCGTGCCCGTGCCAAGTACGACCGGTCGCTTGCGCTGCTTTATGAGGCCAAGCGGATCCGCCCTGAGCAGATTACCAAATCAAGCATTATGGTCGGGCTTGGTGAGACGGATTCCGAAATCTTTCAGACAATGGAGGATCTGCAGGCTGTCCGCTGTGACATTGTGACGCTGGGGCAGTATTTGCAGCCGACGAGAAGGCATTTGCCTGTCAGGAAATATTATACGCCGGCTGAGTTTGCAGACTTCAAGCAAAGGGGGCAGCAGATGGGATTCTCTCACGTAGAGTCCGGTCCGCTGGTTCGCAGCTCGTACCATGCGCATGAACAGGCTGAGCAGGCCGCATCCGTATAACGATTGAATCGAGCACATCACGCGGACAGAGGAAAGAGAAAGGGTCCATCCATCTTTTCTCTGTCTTTTTGCTGTGCGTATGGAAAACACCGTGTGAAAGGAAGGGAACACTGAGATGGAAATAGACAGCAGGATACGCATGCAGGGAAAGCGGCGGATCGAATTTTCGCTTACGTCATCCGCCCGAAAGGAGCTGCAGACGGTTGATGTACCCGAGGACAGGGCGATACGTATTGATGCGGAGCTATCCGGATGCTGCGGCTTTACATATACACTGAAGCTGATAGTGGATGAACTGCGCCGTGATGATATTGTCATCTATCAAGCACCGCTCCGCTTTTTTATTGATCAATTTACGAGAAAGTATGTGGGGGATGCGCTTGTGCTGGATTACGATTCAGGGAGCGGCTACACCCTTACGAATAAAGAGGAAGCTTTTGTATGTCAGGCCAGCT is a window from the Aneurinibacillus sp. REN35 genome containing:
- a CDS encoding iron-sulfur cluster biosynthesis family protein; amino-acid sequence: MEIDSRIRMQGKRRIEFSLTSSARKELQTVDVPEDRAIRIDAELSGCCGFTYTLKLIVDELRRDDIVIYQAPLRFFIDQFTRKYVGDALVLDYDSGSGYTLTNKEEAFVCQASFGGVQHSMEQRGGQACTKNELPY
- the gcvPB gene encoding aminomethyl-transferring glycine dehydrogenase subunit GcvPB, giving the protein MDKNKDKALIFEMSRPGRIAYSIGACDVPQVAAESIVPKAYLRQTPPELPEVSELQLMRHYTELSNRNHGIDSGFYPLGSCTMKYNPKINEDVARYPGFAKIHPYQAEETVQGGLQVLYDLQNELAEITGMDEVTLQPAAGAQGEWSALMMIRAYHESRGEKRTKVIIPDTAHGTNPASASVAGLETVTIGSDEHGLVNVEELRQAVGPDTAALMLTNPNTLGLFEEHIVEIASIVHEAGGLLYYDGANANAILGIVKPGDMGFDVVHLNLHKTFTGPHGGGGPGAGPVGVKKQLVPFLPRPQVVKEEGKYRLNYDIPQSIGRIKAFYGNYGILLRAFVYIRSNGPEGLLRVSQEAVLNANYMMRKLAPYYDVPYDRVCKHEFVLSGRRQKKLGVRTLDIAKRLLDFGYHPPTIYFPLIVEECMMIEPTETESKETLDEFIEAMIRIAKEAEENPEIVQEAPHTTLLSRLDEVKAARKPVLRYKKEDAQAQEERGGMHALVRN
- the gcvH gene encoding glycine cleavage system protein GcvH, which produces MSTKVAANLLYSKEHEWVEKVSGMRVRIGITDFAQHQLGDIVFVELPAVGDEIQAHESMGTIESVKAVSDLYAPVSGSVVEVNAELEDGPEIINTDPYQSGWMIVVELHQADELAALLNTEQYEAFIAEEA
- the lipA gene encoding lipoyl synthase, coding for MRSYETKRKPDWLKITLHTTEQFKELKAIMRGKELHTVCEEAKCPNIYECWSNRTATFMILGKICTRACRFCAVTTGLPTELDLEEPEKVALAVQQMGLRHVVVTSVARDDLRDGGASIFAATIQAIRRKNPRTNVEVLVPDFGGSWEALAVVLAAAPDILNHNIETVERSSDQVRARAKYDRSLALLYEAKRIRPEQITKSSIMVGLGETDSEIFQTMEDLQAVRCDIVTLGQYLQPTRRHLPVRKYYTPAEFADFKQRGQQMGFSHVESGPLVRSSYHAHEQAEQAASV
- the gcvT gene encoding glycine cleavage system aminomethyltransferase GcvT; its protein translation is MQTHTVKQTSLFPLYAKYGGKTIDFGGWELPVQFTSIIEEHQAVRTRAGLFDVSHMGEIIIKGKNAASFIQSLITNNIHLIEKNQALYAAMCYPHGGTVDDLLVYKMEENEYMLVVNASNISKDFVWMLDQRKDPDLIIKNISDQVALLALQGPKAEKVLQMLTAFDLSEIKPFRFYKDVELGGGKVLVSRTGYTGEDGFELYLPAAEAPALWEEILTVGEAEGVVPCGLGARDTLRFEARLPLYGQELGEDISPLEASIGFAVKLDQDDDFIGKEALRKQKENGVPRKLVGLEMVGRGIPRSGYLVYPADSDQASEPIGHVTSGTQSPTLKKNLGLALLQSDEAVIDQEVDVEIRGKRIKAKIVKTPFYKR
- the gcvPA gene encoding aminomethyl-transferring glycine dehydrogenase subunit GcvPA, whose translation is MNYRYLPMTKDDRQEMLSFLGVTSIEDLFADIPESIRVKGELAIPKAQSELEIVRHFGQLAGSNVHAGEYAYFLGAGIYDHYIPSTVNHVISRSEFYTAYTPYQPEISQGELQAIFEFQTMICELTGMEVANSSMYDGPTALAEAANLAVGGKKGRKVLVSKAVHPEARAILQVNARGQEYEVVEIGTKDGVTDIDALEAAMDESVAAVLVQYPNFFGSVEDLAAIEGIAHRHKGLFVVSSNPLALGILEPPGSFHADIVVGDAQPFGIPMQFGGPSCGYFAVRESLMRKIPGRVVGQTTDHEGRRGFVLTLQAREQHIRREKATSNICSNQALNALAASVAMSALGKRGVQDIALLNMQKTQYCKSQVEKLGGYSSAFSAPVFNEFVVKVPQPVAEINRSLLQRRIVGGYDLGRDYPEWSGHMLLAVTEARTKEEIDSLVEGLEEAGRG